In a single window of the Porites lutea chromosome 14, jaPorLute2.1, whole genome shotgun sequence genome:
- the LOC140924446 gene encoding mirror-image polydactyly gene 1 protein-like: MDSIHESFEYLDNSEDLSFNRSHSSMVNGYSDHKPDFDDANEIRQNLRSAMKGARQRIANLRLDLEEKDKLLSAEKSLRQNLEAELAEKTEQLYKERVSSMHGDNGRYSPNPMLSSFGSDTSFIEELSAAQRLNLQLTDKLTKAEAEIQASKMSRDDLLAQTESQIAARGAALVEKIYQAQKERDAAMNARLKMAYSEREELLDKLRRTEREHTGFDSGVDSVYDEEESEPTMRSLLGRIASSETPESIDKHGNLMAYKIRTVQKNRKKMVTEELKAVIAERDAAVEKSKALEAEVINLRKEIEIMKNQHKLIDRQRLKAIQNQSAQAIQERDLAFKKSKRLEEEIETIRVYYSLHGSLTQEQSLRDQFNQTMDNFESRLRARDADIQQAQRSYDEVVAKLKSVSQERNTLAKQLEESSKNRQREKDRADKLERLVGVLRKRISDSGGTSVATIN; this comes from the exons ATGGATTCTATTCACGAGAGTTTTGAGTACCTAGACAACAGCGAAGATCTTTCCTTTAACAGGAGCCATAGTAGTATGGTAAATGGCTATTCGGACCACAAGCCTGATTTTGATGACGCGAATGAAATAAGACAAAACTTGAGATCCGCAATGAAAGGAGCTCGACAGCGTATTGCAAATCTTCGATTGGACCTGGAAGAAAA AGATAAACTTCTGAGTGCAGAGAAATCTTTGAGGCAAAATCTTGAGGCAGAGTTAGCAGAAAAAACTGAGCAGTTGTACAAGGAAAGAGTGTCAAGTATGCATGGAGATAATGGAAGATATTCACCAAACCCAATGTTAAGCAGTTTTGGAAGTGATACCTCATTTATAGAAGAACTCTCAGCAGCACAACGTTTAAACCTTCAG CTTACAGATAAGCTTACCAAAGCCGAAGCAGAAATTCAAGCATCTAAGATGAGTCGAGATGACTTGTTAGCTCAAACAGAGTCTCAAATAGCTGCCCGAGGAGCAG CTCTTGTTGAAAAAATCTACCAAGCTCAAAAAGAACGTGATGCAGCAATGAATGCAAGACTGAAGATGGCTTACAGTGAGCGTGAGGAATTACTGGATAAACTAAGAAGAACTGAAAGAGAACATACAGG TTTTGACTCTGGTGTTGATAGCGTCTATGATGAAGAAGAATCCGAACCA aCCATGAGATCTTTACTTGGTAGAATAGCCTCTTCTGAAACTCCTGAATCAATTGACAAACATGGTAATTTAATGGCTTACAAGATAAGGACAGTacagaaaaacagaaagaaaatggTGACGGAAGAACTTAAAGCTGTTATCGCTGAAAGAGATGCGGCTGTGGAAAAG tcAAAGGCACTGGAAGCAGAGGTCATCAATCTCCGGAAAGAaattgaaataatgaaaaaccaGCACAAGTTAATTGATAGACAAAGGCTTAAGGCCATTCAG AATCAGTCGGCCCAGGCAATCCAAGAGAGAGATTTAGCCTTTAAGAAGAGCAAAAGACTTGAAGAAGAAATTGAAACTATCAGAGTTTATTACAG TTTACACGGATCCCTAACGCAAGAACAATCTCTTCGCGACCAATTCAACCAAACCATGGATAACTTTGAAAGTCGATTAAGAGCCCGTGATGCAGACATCCAGCAAGCACAGCGGAGTTATGATGAAGTGGTTGCGAAACTTAAGTCAGTGTCACAGGAAAGAAACACGCTCGCTAAACAACTGGAGGAGTCTTCTAAAAACAGACAACGGGAGAAAGACAGAGCTGACAA GTTAGAAAGATTGGTCGGAGTTCTGCGCAAACGCATTTCAGACTCGGGAGGAACAAGCGTAGCAACTATCAACTAG
- the LOC140924447 gene encoding uncharacterized protein has protein sequence MAPNSKQPLKFSKFLKSKWLTDAQDFEVKKPTIVVNISNSEAIISGSPPHKVLRPRKSTILRGVKIVSGESLVLIKLPDEDNLGGVILDEGWYQLSAQDSTYPRDVPLYKSPQFEVGTVEFDTYIVTGTKKPSQECGVSKYNIKVNVWFSPAKTHCGIHNHHTDPEMLEVHTQVYGTGRMQKFHENDFKSLYEEVMMAPGFTHDPFTGVKKNGDLFYGWHQYYSDTDCIWMAIEYHPA, from the exons ATGGCACCCAACTCGAAACAGCCTCTCAAATTTTCCAAGTTTCTAAAGTCGAAGTGGCTCACGGACGCTCAAGATTTTGAAGTTAAGAAACCCACTATCGTTGTAAACATTTCCAACTCGGAGGCAATTATTTCAGGGTCGCCACCGCACAAGGTTTTACGACCAAGAAAGTCGACCATTCTTCGAG GTGTAAAGATCGTCAGTGGAGAGTCTCTTGTCCTGATTAAACTCCCGGATGAAGACAATCTTGGTGGCGTCATCCTTGATGAAGGATGGTACCAGCTGTCAGCCCAGGACTCGACTTATCCACGTGATGTACCGCTATATAAATCACCTCAATTTGAAGTGGGAACAGTGGAATTTGATACCTACATAGTGACTGGAACAAAGAAACCCAGCCAAGAATGTGGTGTTTCAAAGTACAACATCAAGGTAAACGTCTGGTTTAGCCCTGCTAAGACCCACTGCGGAATTCATAATCACCACACAGACCCAGAGATGCTGGAGGTACACACTCAGGTGTATGGAACAGGAAGGATGCAGAAATTTCACGAGAATGATTTCAAAAGTCTGTACGAAGAGGTGATGATGGCTCCTGGGTTTACTCATGACCCGTTTACTGGGGTCAAGAAAAATGGCGACCTTTTTTATGGCTGGCATCAGTACTATAGTGACACCGACTGCATCTGGATGGCAATTGAGTATCACCCAGCATGA